From Mycolicibacterium nivoides, a single genomic window includes:
- the narJ gene encoding nitrate reductase molybdenum cofactor assembly chaperone, whose amino-acid sequence MKRRNRNRDNTMQDRLVWQAASLMLAYPDDGHADRLQTAARLLDHVTGEARALLGETVVGLSLRPTMELAQEYVETFDLHKRCTMLLTYWTSGDTRNRGADMVEFTQTYRAAGVEIPKGEAPDHLPVVLEFAATVDPAAGRRLLAKYRVPIGVVARALAEQRSPYAPVVAAVDATLPSLASVDDVSRLMVSGPPAESVGLQPFQLTVPPRRGQEVL is encoded by the coding sequence ATGAAGCGTCGCAACCGAAACCGAGACAACACGATGCAGGACCGCCTGGTGTGGCAGGCGGCGTCGCTGATGCTGGCCTACCCGGACGACGGCCATGCCGACCGGCTACAGACCGCGGCACGCCTGCTGGACCACGTCACCGGCGAGGCCCGGGCGCTGCTCGGCGAAACCGTCGTCGGGCTGAGCCTTCGACCTACCATGGAGCTGGCGCAGGAGTATGTCGAGACCTTCGACCTGCACAAGCGGTGCACCATGCTCCTGACCTACTGGACGTCCGGGGATACCCGAAACCGCGGCGCGGACATGGTCGAATTCACCCAGACCTACCGTGCCGCCGGCGTTGAGATCCCGAAAGGCGAAGCACCCGATCATCTTCCGGTCGTACTCGAGTTCGCGGCCACCGTCGACCCGGCCGCGGGGCGGCGGCTGCTCGCCAAGTACCGGGTGCCGATCGGTGTGGTGGCCCGCGCGTTGGCCGAGCAGAGGTCGCCGTATGCGCCCGTCGTGGCAGCGGTGGACGCGACCCTGCCGTCCCTGGCCTCCGTCGACGACGTGTCGCGACTGATGGTGTCCGGGCCGCCCGCGGAATCCGTGGGACTACAGCCGTTTCAGCTGACCGTTCCGCCCCGCCGTGGGCAGGAGGTTCTCTGA